The Brevibacillus humidisoli DNA segment GCCAAGCGGCAGGTGCGACCCATCTGCGCCTACAAGGGGAGTCGTCTTCGCCAGGACAACTGGCACATCACCCTTCCGGACGTTGCTGCCCATTCCTATTCGCGGGCGATGGTCGATGCGATTACACAGGTGGCGGATTATCAGCCGCCCGATCTGCTGATTCCCCACGGTACGGGCAGTCCGTTATGGGATCATTACGAAGCGGTGGAGATTCATCGCGCATTTGCCGGGTTGTCCTGCGAAGTACCGCCTGTCACTGGCTTCAAATCAGCTGTCGGGCATACCCTGGGAGCTTGCAGCTTGCTGGAATCAGCGCTGGCCGTTCACTGTTTGGTGAACAACGTGATTCCGCCGCTTCAAGATTACGCGGAGGAGGATCCCAAGATCCGTTTGCCGGTGGTCACGAAAGGGGTGGAGCGTAAACTGCGTTCGGTGATGAAAACTGTTTCCGCATATGGTGGCTTTCACGCCGCAGCCGTATTTGAACAGCTTGTGCAAGGAGAGTGACGACTATCGCACAGAGAGACTTCACTGGAAAGAAAGTGCTGGTCACCGGGGGTTCGCGGGGGATCGGACGCGCTTGTGTCCGACAGCTGGTGGAAGCTGGTGCCGACGTAGTATTCACATATGCCAACAATCGGGAGGCAGCCGATTCGTTGGTCCGGGAGAGCGCCTCACTGCCTGGAAGCGCAGAAGCAGTCAGGGTTGATTTCCGCCTCCCGGAGGAGGTGGGATCACAGGTGGAGCAACTGCTTAGGCGGCATGCTTTTGACGCTTTGGTCAACAATGCCGGTCTGCTGCGGGATGCGCCAGCGTACCGGATGGACCTAGAGGAGTGGGACGAAGTGATGCAGGTTAATCTTCATGCCCTGTTTGCTGTCACGCGCCGGTTGATCCGTCCCCTCTCTCTGGTGAACGGAACGATTGTCAACATTGCCTCTGTGGCGGGTATCGCCGGTACGCCAGGTCAGGTGAACTACGTTGCTTCCAAAGCAGGTGTGATCGGGCTTACTCGTGCATTGGCAAGGGAAGTGGGGCCGCTCGGTGTCCGGGTTAATGCCGTGGCACCCGGATACGTGGATACAGATATGATGGCGTCGATACCGGAACAGAGACGCCGTTCGCTAAAGAACGGGATCTCGTTGAGGCGAATCGGGCAGCCGGATGAGATTGCCTGCGCAGTGCTGTTTCTGCTGTCAGACGAAGCATCTTACATCACAGGTCAGGTGTTGGTCGCAGATGGCGGGCTGCTGTAAATCTGACGAACAAAGGAGTGTCAACCGATGAATGTAGACATCGAACAGGTAAAAGAAAGTCTTCTCGAGGTAGTTGGCGAGCTGACGGAGACGGAGCTGGATGAGGCCGCTCTTGATGAGCCATTTGCCGCACTCGGCGTCGACTCGCTGATGGCACTGCAGTTGGCTGTCCATCTGGAGCGCGAGTACGGTGTGCGTCTGAGCGAAGAGGAGCTGGCGCAAATGAAAAATCTGCGCGACATCCTGCAGGTTATCGATGAGCGAGCGAGCTAAACGCATGGTGGCCAGCCTGTTTTTCCGCCTGCTGCATCAAGACCCTTCCCGCTACGAACGACAGTTCCTCCGCCCTGATGGACGTTCCTTTTACAATGAGCGATTTGCAATCGTTCTGCAGGCGTTTTTTACCGGGTACAACAGTGGTTTGCGCACCGAGCTCTCAGTGAGGGAGATTCGCACCGAGCTCGATCAGCGCTTTGATCCCTTCTATCGGGGCTTTGCCTATGAGGGGCTGGGGATGGGACTTGCCGCTAGAAGCGATGTGATCCGCAAGGGGCGGCTCACCTTTGAATACGACATCCGACAGATTGATCCCGGTTACATCTATCAGTACTACGTAGGACTCGGCTGGTGGCTGCACACGCGCTACCGATATCGATCGGAGAAGTACAGACGGCGCCTGGCTGTCCTGCATCCTCACTTTGCGCTGATCATTTATGACGGGGTCGGGTTTAAGACCGGTTTGTTTCACAAGGCGGATATCACAATGGCGATCGATCGCTTTTCCCGTTTTGCTCCAGACGAGCAGCGAGTCTGTTGGCAGGGATTTGGACGAAGCTTGTGGTTTCTCAACCAGTTTGATAGCGAACAAACCGTACAGGCGGTCGGAAGACTACCCTCCTCTGTGCGTGCAGATGTGTACAGTGGAGTCGGCCTTGCCATTGCCTACAGCGCCTTTGACTATCCGGACTGGCCGGCACATGCCCGTTCGCTTGTAGAACCTGTTTATCATCCTGCTTTTGACCAAGGGCTCGCCTTTGGCTGGGAGACGAGGCGGCTGCAAAACCGCCCATATTACCAGCAGATGCTTGCTGGCTATCCTGCCGGTTTGCCGGAGCAGATCGAGCAAATGGTCGCTGCGGTGCACACGGCTCGCCAACGGGTAAGCGAGATCACATCCAGCGAACTGTTCTACAGCCGCTGGATCGATGAAACGAGAAGGCTGTTAACGATATAGGAGGAGCGAGGGGAGATATGCGAGTGAGAACGTTCGGGTACGTGCTGTTGACACTACTGCTTGTCGCAAGTACGACTGGCTGTCTTGGACAGAAAGCAGAGGAGAAACGAGAGTACGCTTTTACTTTTGAGGAGATTGCCGAGGAGGCGGGGGTTACCTTTGTTCACGAAAAGGCCACGTTTGACAGCAAAGTGGACAACATCATGCCCTGGCTGGTCTCTACCGGTGCAGCTGTAGGAGTAGGGGACTACAACGGCGACGGCTGGATGGATCTGTATTACGTCAATTCGCGAAAAGGCAGCAAAAACGCGCTGTACAAAAACAACGGGGACGGCACTTTTACGGATGTTGCCGAGCAGGCCGGAGTAGCGGACATCAATCACGACGGTATATCGGAAACGGCTGTCTGGTTCGATTTCAACAATTCCGGCGATCCCGACTTGTTTGTCGGCGCGTGGGGCAAGAGCAAGCTGTTTCAAAACAACGGAGACGGCACCTTTACCGATATTACGGACCAGGCCGGAGTCGGTTACAAAGGCTACGTCGCCAAGGCAATCACTCTGGACTACAATCGCGACGGCCATCTGGACCTCTACCTGGGGAACTACTTTCACGAACGAAACGACCTGTGGAATCTGACTACCACCAAGATCATGCACAACGACTTTGAACGCGCCCGCAACGGCAGTCCCAACGTCTTGTACCGCAATAACGGAGACGGCACCTTTACCGATGTGTCTGAGGAGATGCAGGTGGGCGACACTGGCTGGACGTTGGCGACCGGCTCCGCCGATATTGACAACGACGGCTGGCCGGACATCTACAATGCCAACGATTTCGGTCCTGATGTGCTTTACCTGAATCAGGAGGGCAAAGGGTTCCGCAAAGTGGTGCAGCACGCCGGGATCGGCGATGACACGTTCAAGGGGATGAATGTTGACTTTGCCGACCTGTTCCACGATGGCAACCTAGCGTTCTACATCAGCAACGTGAGCAAACGTCGCTACATCCTGGAAGGCAACCAGCTCTGGCATCGAAACGACAAGGGAGAGTACGTCGACCGTGCAGAGGAGTTGGGCATCAATGTGGCTGGCTTTAGCTGGGGTGCTCGATTCTTTGACGCTGACAACAGCGGGAACTTCAGTCTGATGGTGACCAACGGTTTCATCTCGGCCAGCAAGGAGCGGGATTACTGGTTTGACCTGGGAACATTGGCGACGACGCCCGGCAACATCATTGAAGATGCCCGGAACTGGCCGACGTTTGGTGATAAAAGCTTGTCCGGTTACGAACAGAAACACTTGTATTACAACGATGGAGAATCGTTCCAAGACATTGCTGCGGATGTAGGCATTACCTTTGTGGAAGACAGTCGCGGCGTGGCAGCTGTCGACCTGTTTAACCGAGGGGTACTCGATCTGGTCTTCGCCAACCAGGGCGGACCAGCCCGTATCTATAAGAATCAACCGAAGGTACAGAACAACTGGATCAAGCTGGATCTGGAGGGGACCGCACCGAGCAACCGGGACGCTGTCGGCACCCGTGTAATCTTTGAAGTAAATGGTGTGCAGACCATTATGGAGCGGGACGGAGGGAACAGTCACGGAGCTCAGAGCGATCCGCGCCTGCACTTCGGACTGGGTTCCGCACAAAAAGTGGACAAGCTGACCGTGAGATGGCCAAGCGGCCGTGTCGAGGAGTTCCATGACGTACCAGCCAATCAGGTTCTGACGATCAAGGAGAAAGCAGGGCCAATCGAGTCGAATCAATCATAACTGACAAAGGAGCACAGACGGGAGGGGAGCACGTGAGTTGGATCGCCAAACGGCTCGCAGAAGCAGATCCACACCAAGCAGCGCTGAACGATGGGATCGACGCGTTACCATACGATCAGCTGGCAAAGAGGGTAGCCAGCTGCAGGAAAAGTTTGATCGGTGCAGGAATGGAGGATGCTCGTACGATCGGCCTGGTCGTCGATCAATCGGTATCATCGATCATCCTTCTGTTGAGCCTGCTGGAACTGCGCGCACCGCTGCTTCCTCTCGATCCCTCGCTGACACCAAGTGAACGGCTGCGGGTGGGTCGGCTCGCGGGAGTTGATCTCTGGATCACCCCAGACGCGTCAGCTGACGAACAGCAGTCTGCCGAGGCCTCAAAACAGCGTTCACTCTGTTACAGTCAGATTTTTGATACACTTCCCGGTACGCTCAGACAGGCTCGGTTCAGCAACCATCTGCTGCTGTTGACCTCCGGTTCAAGCGGTCCGATGAAGGCGGCGAGAATTCCCTATTCCTCTCTTTGGCGAGGAGCGGGGAAGTACCAACGGTGGTTTCACCTGACTCGTCACGATCGTATCCTCTCAGCCGTCCCTTTTTTCCACAGCTTCGGTTTGATCGGCGCTTTGCTGGGCTCGCTTGCCGCAGGTGGAACCCTGTACGTCTGCCGACATCCCTCCCCACGCCAGATCGCGGAGGAAGTCATGCGCAATCGCTGTACCGTCTTGTTCGCTGTGCCGCAGCAGTACGAGTGGTTATCGCAGTCCCAGATGATCAAGGCGGAACAGTTGGACTCCCTGTCGCTTCCCATCTGTTCCGGAGGTCCACTAAAGGAAGAGACAGCGAAAGCTTTTCAGGCGAAATATGGAAGGCGTATCCTGCCGTTGTACGGCAGTACGGAGACGGGGGCAATCGCCGCACAGCATCCACTAGTGATGGACGGGACTGGTGCAACTGGTTTTCTCTTGCCGGGGGTGGATGTGGCGGTGACCGATGAGGGTAGGCTGGCTGTGGCAAGTGATACACTGTTCGCCGGTTATGTAGGTGAGAAGGATTGCCATAGGCGAACCCGTTACTTTGTAACAGGTGACATCGGAGCGGTCCAGGAACGGCGCGTCTATCTAGTCGGTAGAGTCAGTCAGTTCGTGAACCTGGCCGGGCGCAAGGTGAATCTGGAGGAAGTTCGTGAGGTTCTGCTCAGACACAGCGACGTACGGGAAGCACAAGTTATTGGCGCGGCCGATCCACTCGCGGGAGAAAAGCTTATCGCTTATCTTGAGACGCGTCGGCAGCTTGATCTGACGGAGCTGCGTCACTATTTATCGCAGCATCTGGCCTCTTACAAGATTCCGCAAGAGTTCCACTACGCAGAGGGACTTCATCGCGGATGGAAGACGTCTGTAGCCACCGACGACGAGGAGGGGAGGGAAGCACATGTCGACTCGTAGCCCGGATGCAGTCTGTATCGTTGGAATGGGGTATGTTGGATTAACCCTGGCAGCCGCTTTTCTGGCAAAAGGAGCTTGGGTTTACGGAATAGAAGCCCAGGAAAGCGTTCGGCGTCAACTGCAGAGAGGGCAGATTCATCTGCTGGAACCAGGGGTGGACGAGATTATCCATCAGTGCGTAAGTGATTCCGAAGACAGCCGCTTTCAGGTTTCCGATGAATGGCCGACTCAGATCAAGACAGCCGTGATCTGCGTAGGCACCCCGTATGATCGCGTGCAGAGCCGGCCCAACCTCGTGGCACTCAAGCTGGCAGTGGAGCAGGTTGCACAACGAATAACCGACGAGAGTCTGGTCGTGATCAGAAGCACAGTACCGGTCGGTACGACGCGCTCCGTTGTTTTGCCGATCTTGCGACGACACAACCGCAGCCCGCAGTTGGTCGTCGCACCGGAGCGTACGATACAAGGCAAAGCATTGGAAGAACTGCTCTCTCTTCCGCAAGTGATCGGCGCAGACGATGCGGCCAGTTTCGCGCGGGCGGAGGCGCTCTTCTCCCGGTTGGGTACCGAAGTGATTCGTGTCTCCTCCTACGAAGCTGCCGAACTGGTTAAGCTGGCATGCAATGCACATACCGATGTTCGCTACAGTTTCGCCAACGAAGTGGCCGGGGTTGCCGCCGCCGTAGGACTGGATGCTCACGAAATCATCGAAGCGGCCAACCATCATTACCCACGTCCACCGATTGCGCGCCCCGGCTTTGTCGGGGGATCTTGTTTGACCAAGGACCCCTACCATTTGCTGTATACAGCTGAGCTGTCTGGTTATCAGCCTCGATTGATCGCGGCAGCGCGGGCCGTGAACGAGTCGATTCCGGAGATGATCCTGCAGCAGGTAGAGCACGTGCTGCTGCAGCAACAGCGCAGCTGGTCTGAGCTGAAAGTGACGTTGTCCGGACTTGCTTATAAAGGGAAGCCGGAAACGGATGATCTGCGCGGCAGCATACTGTGGGAACTCCTCCCCCCACTGAAAGCCCGCGGTGTACAGCATCTGCAAGGGCACGATTTCGTCCTCGATGATGCCGTAATCGGAGCGCACGGGCTCACGCCGGTTACATTAGCGCAAGCGATCGAAACGTCTGACTTGGTTCTGATTCTCAACGATCATCGTGATTACGGCATGTTCGCATTGGAAGAAGCGTTGAGCGGAGAACATCAACTGCTGCTGTACGATCTGTGGGGTGTCTACAAGCAGCGGATAGAACATCTGAAGGGATCGCAGCATAATGGCATTCACTACATGGGGGTGGGATTTGGTGGATAGAGTGCTCGTCACAGGCGGAGTTGGTTTTATAGGTTTTCACCTCGCAGCCCATCTCCTGGAGCAAGGCTATGAGGTAACGGTCGTAGACAATCTGTTTCGCAGCAAACGGGACCTAGAGTTTGCCAAGCTGGAAAAAGAGATTCGCTTCGTACAGGCGGATCTCACCCAGCCTTTGACCCAGTTGCCGCTGGATCAGGAATACCGGTACGTCTACCATCTGGCTGCGATCAACGGTGTTGCGTATGCCAACAACATGCCGCACAAGGTATTGAGGACCAATCTGTTAAGTACGGTGCAGGTGTTGGACTGGTGTGCCGAGCGACAGCCGGAAACGGTGCTGTTCGCATCGTCCAGCGAAACGTATCACGGTGCCGCGCAATGGGGCCATCTGCCGATTCCGACGCGAGAAGAGGTGCCGCTGGTGATCGCCGATCCTGACATTCCGCGCTATTCTTACGCCGGGTCCAAGATTGTCGGCGAACTGATTACGCTCAACTATGCCAAACAGTACAACTTTGCAGCGCGGATCGTCCGTTACCACAATGTGTACGGACCCCGGATGGGGTTTGATCATGTCATTCCCCAGTGGATCAGCCGGATTCTGGGCAGAGAGAATCCGTTCCGCGTCTACGGCCCAAACCAGACGCGTGCTTTCTGTTACGTATCCGATGCCGTCTCGGCCACCTATCGGATCGGCACACTCCCCGGAGGTGGACATCACATCGTCAACGTAGGCAATCCAGAGGAAGAGATCAACATGGAACAACTGTGCAGACGTTTGTTTGCGGTCGCAGGCTATCAGGCTCCATTTGACTACCGGAAAGCCCCCTTAGGATCGCCTGATCGGCGCTGCCCGGATATCACCCTCCTGTCGAGCCTGCTTGGCCCTCTAACGTTCGTGCCTTTGACAGACGGATTGGCGCGTACATATGCCTGGTATGAACAGTACTTGGGTGATAGAGAGCAATGAACGTGCTTATGCTGATTCACAGCCAGCACCCTTCTGTAGCAGGAGCGGACAACATGGCCTGGCAAACGGCCCGTTGGCTGATGCGCAACCATGGTGTATCGATCACACTTGTCTACGTGAGCCAAAGCGTATCGGAGATAAAGGAAGCGAGGGACGGAGGGTTGCATACGATCACTCTCCCGGATAATGAGACGGATTGGCGGCTGCCTCTGGTGGAGAATCGCTTTCAGATCATCCATTTGTTCGACTTTTCCGATCGTTCCTTTTTGCGCTGGGCGATCCAGTTGAAGCAGGAAAGCGGACTGCCGCTGGTGCTGACACCGGCTACAGATCGGTCGTTTTGGGAGTGCGAGCTTTCTGCGATCAGCGCTTGCCGGATGGCTGATCACCTCTTTGTGCTGACCGAGGCGGAGCGAGAGCAGATTCTTCAGCTTGCAGCAGTACCACCTGTTCGCCTCACGTTGCTGCCTAATGCTCCGTTTCTGCCTGAGAAGACAACAGATGACTTTCGCCAACGGCATGGGGTACCTGATGATGCGCCACTGGTGCTCTTTCTGGGGCGAAAGCTGCCCAGCAAAGGCTACCAACTGATCCTGCAGGCGTCGGCCAGCATCTGGAGGCACGATCCTCGGGTCCGCTTTGCGCTGATCGGATCAGATACGGCGGAGTCGCAAGCGTTTCTTGCCCAGTACCGGGATGAGCGGCGCGTTCTAGCGCTGCCGCAGGTATCGGAAGCGGAGAAGGGCGCAGCTTTGGCCGCCTGCGATCTGCTCTGTCTGCCGTCGCTTGCCGATGTCTTTCCGCTCGTTTTTTTGGAGGCGTGGGCTTATGGAAAACCGGTGATCGCTTCCCGCATGGCCGGGGCGGAGGATGTGGTTCGGCAAGGGATTGACGGGTTGATCGTCGATGCCAATCAAGCTGCGGTGGCAGAGGGAGTGGTGACGCTGCTGCGCGACAAGTCGCTGCGGCGCCGCATGGGAGAGAACGGAAAAGAACGGGTGGCACGCTGTCACTCGTGGGAAAACGTCAGTCAGCAAGTGGCTGCTATCTACAAACAGGTAGTCGGCGGTCAGCGGTAAAGGAGGGGATCGGATGCGGGCTGTCATCATGGCCGGAGGCAGGGGCGTACGCCTGCTGCCTTATACCAATGTGTTGCCCAAGCCACTACTGCCGCTAGACGGCACTCCGATATTGGAAATCATATTGCGGCAATTAGCCTCGTCTGGCTATACGCGGGTGACGGTGACGCTTCACTATGCGGCGAGGCTGATTCGTAATTACTTTGGCAATGGTAGCGAATGGGGCCTAGCGATCGATTATATCCAAGAGGAGCGGCCGCTTGGTACTGCGGGTGCACTGCGGCTGATCGACGATCTGGACGAACATTTTTTGCTGATGAACGCTGATGTGCTGACAGATCTCAACTTTTACCGGCTACAGCAAACTCATCTCGACTCTGGGGCGATTCTGACCGCACTGCTGTACGAACGAGACCACTCCTCATCGTTTGGCGTGGTTGAGACGGACAGTCAGGGGCGGCTGCTCGCTTACCGGGAGAAGCCAACTGAGCGCCAGCTGATCTCCTCTGGCATCTACATGTTGAGTCGGAAGGCGGTCGCTTACCTGACAGAGGACAGGATGGATGTACCGGACTTGATACAGGTCCTGCTAAAAAACCGACAGACGGTCTCAAGTCAGGTCCACCGCGGCATCTGGATGGATATCGGGACGATCAGCCAGTTTCAGCAGGCCGCCCGGTTCTTTGAACAAAACCGCCGACTGCTGCTGCCGGATGAGAGGATTGATGCAAGCGAACAAAGCAACACGGCTGCGGAAGCGGCTGATCTGCCAAGAAGTGGAGAGGACAGCGAATGGACTGGAAAGTAACCTTGTATGGTCTGTCAATCGGCGAGGAAGAAATAACAGCCGTCACAGATGTGCTGCGCAGAAGATGGCTCAGCATGGGAGAGCAGACGGAAGCGTTTGAAGCGGAATTCGTACAGATGCTCGGAGGAGCAGGCGAAGCTGTTGCCGTGAGCAGCGGCACCGCTGCGCTGCATACTGCTCTGCACGCACTGGAGATTGGTCCCGGGGACGAAGTTTTGGTTCCCTCGCTCACCTTTGTCGCCTGTGCAGCCGTTGTCTTGCTGAACGGGGCCAAGCCAGTCTTTGTCGATAGTAAAAGTCTTGATGATTTCAGTCTGGACCCACAGGATGTGGAACGGAAGATTACCCCCCGCACGAAAGCGGTGATCGCCGTGCATTACGGCGGTTACAGCGCGGACATGGGGGAGATCATGCGGATCGCCCGTCGCCACCAACTGCGGGTGATCGAAGATGCCGCGCACGGTCCCTTCGTCCATACGCCTTGGGGCGGGATCGGCACCATAGGCGACATCGGCTGCTACAGTTTCTTTTCCACCAAGAATGTGACGACTGGCGAAGGGGGAATGGTGTACAGCGACAATCCCCGGCTTGTGCAAAAAGCGCGATTGTTTCGTTCGCACTACATGGCTGCCAGTTCATGGTCCAAACATGCCGGCCGATCCAGCTTTTATGACATCGAAGGGCTTGGCCTCAACTATCGGATCAGCGATCTGGCAGCAGCGATTGGCCGCGTGCAGCTAAATAAGCATGCTGCTGGACAAGCGGTACGGGTTTCACTAGCCCACCGCTATCGGGAACGGTTGTCGGAACCTGTACATCTGCCGTATCGCCAGGCTGACCCGGAAACGGGCAGTCATCATATCATGCCGATCCTTCTGCCGCAAACGGCAGACCGCGTCCGCTTGATGCAGCAGTTAAAAGAAGCAGGCATTCAAACCAGTGTTCATTATCTGCCCTGTCATCTGTTTCGCTTCTATCAGGAGTGTTTGGAAACAAAACCGGGGGATTGTCCGGTGGCGGAGGAAATCGCAGAACGGCAGTTGTCACTTCCCCTGCATCCTGACTTGACCGCGGCACAGGTTGACTACGTCTGTGATCATCTGCTGCAAAACCTGGTAAAGTAGGTGTTTGGTCATGCTGATCGGTTACAATTATCATCCTTCTCGACAGGGCTGCGCGTACTGGACGATCAGGGACTTCTCCGAAATCGAGCGCGATCTGGCCCAGATGGCGAAGGAAGGTTGCGATTTGGTCCGCTTCTTTTTATTTTGGCGCGATTTCGAGCCGGAGCCAGGGCAGTATAACCAGCAGGCATTTGAGCTGCTGCATCGGTTTGTCCAGACGGCTGCCTCGTACCAACTGCACTGTATCCCCTCGCTAATGACGATCTGGATGAATGGACAACTATTTGACCTGGACTGGCGCAACGGCCGCTGTCTGTGGAGTGACCCAGAGATGACGGAGCGGGCGGAGCGATATCTGCAGAAGGTAGCCGCCACTCTGGCCGCTTGCAACAACGTGTTCGCCTACGACATTGGTGATGAGCTGCCTTATGTTGACCTGCCTTCAGCTGTGAAACTGGAACGGTCGGCGGCAGCCCGCTGGTTGGAGAGGATGGTCGCAGCGATCAAACGTGGCGATCCTGCAGCTAGGGTGATCATGGCCAACGATCATTCCGCGCTAAATGGCGAACATGTCTTCACTGCTGAACTGATCGCTGGGCAGTGCGATCTGTTGGCGATTCACGGTTTTCCGCTTTGGGCGCCATTTGCCCTTTCCGCCAACAGTTCATATAGGGCTTCGCTCTATGTGCCGTTTTTGACCAAGCTGGCTGCGGCTTACAGCAGGCCACTGATCGATGAATACGGCTTGTACGGGGCCAGCGAAGCGATTCGCGCTGATTATGTTCGCAC contains these protein-coding regions:
- a CDS encoding CRTAC1 family protein: MRTFGYVLLTLLLVASTTGCLGQKAEEKREYAFTFEEIAEEAGVTFVHEKATFDSKVDNIMPWLVSTGAAVGVGDYNGDGWMDLYYVNSRKGSKNALYKNNGDGTFTDVAEQAGVADINHDGISETAVWFDFNNSGDPDLFVGAWGKSKLFQNNGDGTFTDITDQAGVGYKGYVAKAITLDYNRDGHLDLYLGNYFHERNDLWNLTTTKIMHNDFERARNGSPNVLYRNNGDGTFTDVSEEMQVGDTGWTLATGSADIDNDGWPDIYNANDFGPDVLYLNQEGKGFRKVVQHAGIGDDTFKGMNVDFADLFHDGNLAFYISNVSKRRYILEGNQLWHRNDKGEYVDRAEELGINVAGFSWGARFFDADNSGNFSLMVTNGFISASKERDYWFDLGTLATTPGNIIEDARNWPTFGDKSLSGYEQKHLYYNDGESFQDIAADVGITFVEDSRGVAAVDLFNRGVLDLVFANQGGPARIYKNQPKVQNNWIKLDLEGTAPSNRDAVGTRVIFEVNGVQTIMERDGGNSHGAQSDPRLHFGLGSAQKVDKLTVRWPSGRVEEFHDVPANQVLTIKEKAGPIESNQS
- a CDS encoding nucleotide sugar dehydrogenase is translated as MSTRSPDAVCIVGMGYVGLTLAAAFLAKGAWVYGIEAQESVRRQLQRGQIHLLEPGVDEIIHQCVSDSEDSRFQVSDEWPTQIKTAVICVGTPYDRVQSRPNLVALKLAVEQVAQRITDESLVVIRSTVPVGTTRSVVLPILRRHNRSPQLVVAPERTIQGKALEELLSLPQVIGADDAASFARAEALFSRLGTEVIRVSSYEAAELVKLACNAHTDVRYSFANEVAGVAAAVGLDAHEIIEAANHHYPRPPIARPGFVGGSCLTKDPYHLLYTAELSGYQPRLIAAARAVNESIPEMILQQVEHVLLQQQRSWSELKVTLSGLAYKGKPETDDLRGSILWELLPPLKARGVQHLQGHDFVLDDAVIGAHGLTPVTLAQAIETSDLVLILNDHRDYGMFALEEALSGEHQLLLYDLWGVYKQRIEHLKGSQHNGIHYMGVGFGG
- a CDS encoding acyl carrier protein → MNVDIEQVKESLLEVVGELTETELDEAALDEPFAALGVDSLMALQLAVHLEREYGVRLSEEELAQMKNLRDILQVIDERAS
- a CDS encoding glycosyltransferase family 4 protein; this encodes MNVLMLIHSQHPSVAGADNMAWQTARWLMRNHGVSITLVYVSQSVSEIKEARDGGLHTITLPDNETDWRLPLVENRFQIIHLFDFSDRSFLRWAIQLKQESGLPLVLTPATDRSFWECELSAISACRMADHLFVLTEAEREQILQLAAVPPVRLTLLPNAPFLPEKTTDDFRQRHGVPDDAPLVLFLGRKLPSKGYQLILQASASIWRHDPRVRFALIGSDTAESQAFLAQYRDERRVLALPQVSEAEKGAALAACDLLCLPSLADVFPLVFLEAWAYGKPVIASRMAGAEDVVRQGIDGLIVDANQAAVAEGVVTLLRDKSLRRRMGENGKERVARCHSWENVSQQVAAIYKQVVGGQR
- a CDS encoding nucleotidyltransferase family protein, producing MRAVIMAGGRGVRLLPYTNVLPKPLLPLDGTPILEIILRQLASSGYTRVTVTLHYAARLIRNYFGNGSEWGLAIDYIQEERPLGTAGALRLIDDLDEHFLLMNADVLTDLNFYRLQQTHLDSGAILTALLYERDHSSSFGVVETDSQGRLLAYREKPTERQLISSGIYMLSRKAVAYLTEDRMDVPDLIQVLLKNRQTVSSQVHRGIWMDIGTISQFQQAARFFEQNRRLLLPDERIDASEQSNTAAEAADLPRSGEDSEWTGK
- a CDS encoding DegT/DnrJ/EryC1/StrS family aminotransferase — its product is MDWKVTLYGLSIGEEEITAVTDVLRRRWLSMGEQTEAFEAEFVQMLGGAGEAVAVSSGTAALHTALHALEIGPGDEVLVPSLTFVACAAVVLLNGAKPVFVDSKSLDDFSLDPQDVERKITPRTKAVIAVHYGGYSADMGEIMRIARRHQLRVIEDAAHGPFVHTPWGGIGTIGDIGCYSFFSTKNVTTGEGGMVYSDNPRLVQKARLFRSHYMAASSWSKHAGRSSFYDIEGLGLNYRISDLAAAIGRVQLNKHAAGQAVRVSLAHRYRERLSEPVHLPYRQADPETGSHHIMPILLPQTADRVRLMQQLKEAGIQTSVHYLPCHLFRFYQECLETKPGDCPVAEEIAERQLSLPLHPDLTAAQVDYVCDHLLQNLVK
- a CDS encoding class I adenylate-forming enzyme family protein: MSWIAKRLAEADPHQAALNDGIDALPYDQLAKRVASCRKSLIGAGMEDARTIGLVVDQSVSSIILLLSLLELRAPLLPLDPSLTPSERLRVGRLAGVDLWITPDASADEQQSAEASKQRSLCYSQIFDTLPGTLRQARFSNHLLLLTSGSSGPMKAARIPYSSLWRGAGKYQRWFHLTRHDRILSAVPFFHSFGLIGALLGSLAAGGTLYVCRHPSPRQIAEEVMRNRCTVLFAVPQQYEWLSQSQMIKAEQLDSLSLPICSGGPLKEETAKAFQAKYGRRILPLYGSTETGAIAAQHPLVMDGTGATGFLLPGVDVAVTDEGRLAVASDTLFAGYVGEKDCHRRTRYFVTGDIGAVQERRVYLVGRVSQFVNLAGRKVNLEEVREVLLRHSDVREAQVIGAADPLAGEKLIAYLETRRQLDLTELRHYLSQHLASYKIPQEFHYAEGLHRGWKTSVATDDEEGREAHVDS
- a CDS encoding DUF1702 family protein, whose protein sequence is MSERAKRMVASLFFRLLHQDPSRYERQFLRPDGRSFYNERFAIVLQAFFTGYNSGLRTELSVREIRTELDQRFDPFYRGFAYEGLGMGLAARSDVIRKGRLTFEYDIRQIDPGYIYQYYVGLGWWLHTRYRYRSEKYRRRLAVLHPHFALIIYDGVGFKTGLFHKADITMAIDRFSRFAPDEQRVCWQGFGRSLWFLNQFDSEQTVQAVGRLPSSVRADVYSGVGLAIAYSAFDYPDWPAHARSLVEPVYHPAFDQGLAFGWETRRLQNRPYYQQMLAGYPAGLPEQIEQMVAAVHTARQRVSEITSSELFYSRWIDETRRLLTI
- a CDS encoding 3-oxoacyl-ACP reductase family protein: MTTIAQRDFTGKKVLVTGGSRGIGRACVRQLVEAGADVVFTYANNREAADSLVRESASLPGSAEAVRVDFRLPEEVGSQVEQLLRRHAFDALVNNAGLLRDAPAYRMDLEEWDEVMQVNLHALFAVTRRLIRPLSLVNGTIVNIASVAGIAGTPGQVNYVASKAGVIGLTRALAREVGPLGVRVNAVAPGYVDTDMMASIPEQRRRSLKNGISLRRIGQPDEIACAVLFLLSDEASYITGQVLVADGGLL
- a CDS encoding NAD-dependent epimerase/dehydratase family protein — its product is MDRVLVTGGVGFIGFHLAAHLLEQGYEVTVVDNLFRSKRDLEFAKLEKEIRFVQADLTQPLTQLPLDQEYRYVYHLAAINGVAYANNMPHKVLRTNLLSTVQVLDWCAERQPETVLFASSSETYHGAAQWGHLPIPTREEVPLVIADPDIPRYSYAGSKIVGELITLNYAKQYNFAARIVRYHNVYGPRMGFDHVIPQWISRILGRENPFRVYGPNQTRAFCYVSDAVSATYRIGTLPGGGHHIVNVGNPEEEINMEQLCRRLFAVAGYQAPFDYRKAPLGSPDRRCPDITLLSSLLGPLTFVPLTDGLARTYAWYEQYLGDREQ